The Amycolatopsis sp. NBC_01480 genome segment CGATGCGGCTCGACCCGGCGTCGCTGACCACGCTGATCGACCGGATCTCCGACATCGACGAGTCGCTGCCCCGCACGCTGTGCTGGTCCGCGGCCTGGGAGATGACCCGCGAGGCCGAGCTGAAGGCGCGCGATTTCGTCACGCTGGTGGCGCGCGGCATCCACGCCGAGAGCGAGGTCGGCGTCGTGCAGCGGCTGCTGCTGCAGGCGCAGACGGCGCTGAACTCCTACGCCGACCAGAAGTGGGCCGTCGCGCAGGGCTGGCCCGCGCTGACCGGCCGCGTGCTGGAGCTGGCGCAGGCCGCCGAGGCGGGCTCGGACCACCAGCTCGCGTTCGTCAACTCGCTGGCCGGCGGCGTGCTCGACGAGCCGACGCTGGGCATCATCGCGGGCTGGCTGGACGGCTCGGCCCCGCTGCCGGGCCTCACCGTCGACACCGACCTGCGCTGGCGCCTGCTGCACGCGCTGGTGGCGCACGGCAAGGCGGGCCCGGCCGAGATCGAGGCGGAGCTGGCCAAGGACAACACCGCCGCGGGCCGTCGGCACGCGGAGCGCTCCCGGGCCCTGCAGCCGACCGCGGAGGCCAAGGCCGACGCTTGGCAGCGTGCCATCTTCGACGACGAGATCCCCAACGCCGTCAGCGATTCGCTCATCTCGGGCTTCTCGCACCCGGGCCAGAAGGGCCTGCTGGGCGAGTACGTCGGCAAGTACTTCGAGGTGATCGACGAGGTGTGGGCGCGGCGTTCCAGCGAGCGCGCCCAGCCGACCGCGATCGGGCTGTACCCGTCCTGGGCCGTGGAGCCCGCGGCCGTGACCGCGTCGGACGAATGGCTCGCGGGCGACCACCCGGCCGCGCTGCGGCGCCTGGTTTCGGAAGGCCGCGCGGGCATCCTGCGCGCGCTCGCCGCCCGGGAGTTCGACAGCCAGGCCTGACGCCGACTCGTGAGTGGCTATGACGGTTCTAACCGTCATAGCCACTCACGAGCAGGTCCGCCAACGACGAAGGGGACCTCCTCGGGTGAGGGGGTCCCCTTCGGGCGTTTCAGGGTGCGCGTCAGTGCTTCGGCGCGATCCCGGCCTGGTCGCTGAGCATGCGCAGGGCGTTCACCAGTCCGCCGATCAGGTCACCCTCCTTGAAGGAGGCGACCATGCTGGCCACGGCGAGCTTGGCGCCGCGGTCGGCCACCCGCTGGTACGCGTGCGTCCCGGTGACGATCTCGATCGCCCGCTGCGCCGGCGACACGGCCACCAGCACGGCGTTCGCCGGGTCGTCCGTGCCCGCGTGCAGCTTCTCCGCGCCGGCCCGGGTGTCCTCGCCGAGGTCGCCCAGGTAGACGCTGAAGTCCAGGCCGGTCTCCCGGCTCGCGAACGTCAGCGCCTCGTCCAGGCGCGCCAGCTGCTGCACCGTGAACGGCACGGCCGGCGCGGCCGGCTCGTACATCTTCGCGGCCGAACGGCGGCCGCTTCCGGTCACCACCTCGCCGAACGGCAGGTCTTTCTCTGCTGAGTCTTTTGCAAGCACGTCCACCGCGGTGGACGAGTGCGTGAGTTCACCAGCTGCCACGAGCGCCTCCTGCCGCGGTCGGGGCGCCCGTGGGCGCCGCACTGTCCACACCGGTCGCCCGGTGCCCGGCACCGACGCCGTCCGGGTTGGCGCTCCACCACATCGCGGGGTACTCCCACGGCTGACCTGGCCGGTAACGCGGCGTCCCCGAGAACTTCTTCCGCAGGGTGGCCGCTCCGACCACCAAGTAGATGGCCAAGGGGATGACCGCGTAGACCAGGATCGTCTCGACAACGTTCACGGCGGTGAGCGTATCGGATGGCCCCGGCGATCACCGCGCGGCGCCGCGCCGGGAGGCGACCGCTCGTCGTCGGAGAACGCCCGTCCGCCGCTTGGCCCGCCCGCGCTGGCACGTTGGGCCGAAGCCGGGCAGGCCGAAAGGTTGCAACTCAACGTACAGGCGGCCGTACCGGTCGCTGCCGTCTTGTCGGAACCTTGAAATCCTCGTAGCTTTTTCACCTGTACGGGCCTTGCGCCCCGCTCCTCAGCCCCAGCAGGTAACGCACCGGTCCCAGGAGGCCACCTCATGCAGAGCGTTCAGACCCCCGCTCAGGCGAGCAACGAGACCGTTTCGTCACCCACCGAAACCGAATTCACGCCCGGAACCCGTGTGACGTCAGGCACAAGGGTTACGCGGGGTACTCGGGTCACGCGCGGTACACGCGTCACGGCCGGCACCCGCGTCACCTGCGGAACCCGCGTCACGCGCGGCACCCGGGTCACCCGTGGCACCCGCGTGACCAACGGGACCCGCGTCACCCGGGGCACCAGGGTCACCCGCGGCACCCGGGTCACGGCCGGCACCCGCGTCACCTGCGGAACCCGCGTCACGCGCGGCACCCGGGTCACCCGTGGCACCCGCGTGACCAACGGGACCCGCGTCACCCGGGGCACCAGGGTCACCCGCGGCACTCGGGTCACGGCCGGCACCCGCGTCACCTGCGGAACCCGCGTCACGCGCGGCACCCGGGTCACCCGTGGCACCCGCGTGACCAACGGGACCCGCGTCACCCGGGGCACCAGGGTCACCCGCGGCACCCGGGTCACGGCCGGCACCCGCGTCACCTGCGGAACCCGCGTCACGCGCGGCACCCGGGTCACCCGTGGCACCCGCGTGACCAACGGGACCCGCGTCACCCGGGGCACCAGGGTCACCCGCGGCACTCGGGTCACGGCCGGCACCCGCGTCACCTGCGGAACCCGCGTCACGCGCGGCACCCGGGTCACCCGTGGCACCCGCGTGACCAACGGGACCCGCGTCACCCGGGGCACCAGGGTCACCCGCGGCACTCGGGTCACGGCCGGCACCCGCGTCACCTGCGGAACCCGCGTCACGCGCGGCACCCGGGTCACTCGCGGCACCCGCGTCACCATGGGCACCCGGGTCACGAACGGCACCCGCGTCACGCGCGGCACCAGGGTCACCCGCGGCACGCGCGTCACCATGGGCACCCGCGTCACCAGCCAGGCCGAATTCGCGCTCGCTGCCTGAGGCCGCGCCGTCTGGGACACCGCCCAGCGGGGCTGAGCGCGCGACGGGACCCGTCGCGTCAAGCAGGTTCACCGGCTCGCCCCGGTCGCCATCCGGCGGCCGGGGCGCCGACGTGTCCGGGGCCGTTCAGGCCGCGGAACCCAGGTACGGCCGCCAGAGCGGGTCCGCTTCCGTGGAGTGCGCGAGCAGGCGCCAGTGCGGGCCGTGCGGCGCGCGCGGGACCACGCGCAGCCGCCAGCCGATCTCCGACAGGAGCCGGTCGGCCTTGCGGTGATTGCACTTGGCGCAGCAGGCGACGCAGTTCGTCCAGCTGTGCGGCCCGCCGCGGCTGCGCGGCAGGACGTGGTCGATCGTCTCGGCCCGCCCTCCGCAGTAGGCGCAGCGGTACCGGTCGCGGTGCATCAGCCCGGCCCGGGTCAGCGGCACCTTGGCGCGGTAGGGCACGCGCACGTAGGTACTGAGCCGGATCACCGACGGGACGGGCAGCGAGACGGTCGCGGCGTGCAGTTCGACGCCGCCCGGGTCGCCGTGCACCACCTCGGCCTTGCCGCACATCACCAGCACCACAGCCCGCCGCAGCGGTAGGGCGGTGAGGGGCTCGAAAGTCGCGTTCAGCAGCAGTACGCGGCGGCGGCCCCAGGACGGGGTCGCCGGGTCCCGGCCTCTACGCTGGCCGGGCGGACGGGAGACACCCCCTGGTCGGGTTCCCGGCCCAGCCGGGACCGCTCCGCCGGATGCGGAACCTCCCGGGCAGGCACGCAGGACCGCCTCCGGCAGCTGGTCGGCCATGGCTTGGCCGGAGCCGCCGGGGGGGATGGGTTGTCGGTCTGGCACTCGACCACCTCCACCGGTGCAGGCATAGTCGACCACACATGGCCCCCCGTGCGCACCTGTCTTCGGTGACGTGTCATGTTCCGGTCACCTGCCGTCGGGGAAACTGCAGTGAAGAAAGGACTGTTCCAGCTCGTGAATCTCGTGCTCAGCGCCCCGCCGGCGTGCATATCGGACCCCAGCACCTGGTGCTCGCAGGTCTTTTCGATCACGCACAACCAGTGGCTCGCCGGCTCGGCGGACTGGATCGTGACCAAGCCGCTGCGGATCATCCTGATCCTGGTCGTGGCGTTCCTGGTGCGGTATCTCACACGGCGGCTGATCGACCGCATCACGACGTTGCCGGGCACCTCCGGGAAGATCCCCGCGCTGCTGAAGCCGCTGCGCGAGCGCGCGCCCGACGTGCTCGGCCCGGCCGTGGTGGAGCGCCGCCGCCAGCGGGCGAAGACCATCGGCTCGGTGCTGCGCTCGATGAGCACTTTCCTGATCTACGGCCTGGCGTTCATCCTCGTGCTGGGCGAGCTGGGCGTCGACCTGGCGCCGATCATCACCACCGCCGGCATCCTCGGCGTGGCGATCGGCTTCGGCGCGCAGAACCTGGTGCGCGACTTCCTGTCCGGCATGTTCATGATGATCGAGGACCAGTACGGCGTCGGCGACGTCGTGGACATCGGCCCGGCCACCGGCACGGTCGAGGCCGTGGGCCTGCGCATCACCACGCTGCGCGACCTGCAGGGCACCGTCTGGTACGTCCGCAACGGCGAGGTGCTGCGCGTCGGCAACTCCAGCCAGGGCTTCGCGGTCGCGGTGGTGGACGTGCCGCTCGGCTACTCCGCCGACGTCGACCTGGCGACCACGGTCCTGATGGGCGCCGCGAACAAGGCCACCCAGAGCGAGCCGCTGTCGGTGAACGTGCTGGAGCCGCCGGAAATGCTGGGCGTGGAGAAGGTCACGCCGGAGGGCATCGAGCTGAGGCTGACGGTGAAGGTCCGGCCGGGCAAGCAGTGGGCCGTGCAGCGCGCGTTGCGCGGGCAGCTGCTCGGCGCGCTGGAAGAGGCGGGCTTCGAACCGCCGCTCGGCCGGTTCATGTCCTCGGCACCGGCCGCCGACAAGTAGCGCGCGGCAAGGCAAGATGGAGGGGTGTCGACTGTGAGTGGCCCGGACCCGGCGAGCCTGTACGAAGCCGTGGGCGGTGAACCGACGTTCCGCAGGATCGTCGCGCGGTTCTACGCCGAGGTGGCGACCGACGAGGTGCTGCGCCCGCTGTACCCGGAGGAGGACCTCGGCCCGGCCGAGGAGCGCTTCCGGCTGTTCCTCATGCAGTACTGGGGCGGCCCGCACACCTATTCCGACCAGCGCGGCCACCCGCGGCTGCGGATGCGGCACGCGCCATTCAAGATCGGCCCGATCGAGCGGGACGCCTGGCTGCGCGCGATCCGGATCGCCGTGGACGAGGAGAACCTCGAGGAGCCCTACCGCCAGCAGCTGTGGGCGTACCTCGAAATGGCGGCGCACAGCATGATGAACAGCTTCGTGTGATGCGCCGTCGGGTGGCGGGGCGACGGCCACCGGAGGCCGCGCCCCGGCCGTCCTGGTGGCAAAACGCCGTCTTCTACCAGGTGTACGTGCGCTCGTTCGCCGATTCCGACGCCGACGGCGTGGGCGACCTCGAAGGCATCGTCAGCCGGCTCGGCTACCTGGAGCGGCTGGGCGTCGACGCGCTCTGGCTCACGCCGTTCTACCGCTCCCCCATGGCCGACCACGGCTACGACGTGGCGGACCCGCGCGACGTCGACCCGATGTTCGGCACCCTCGGCGACTTCGACGTGCTGCTCACCGAGGCACACAAGCGCGGCATCAAGGTGACCGTGGACGTGGTGCCGAACCACACCAGCAACCAGCACGCCTGGTTCAAGTCCGCGATGGCCGCCGCCCCGGGCAGCCCCGAGCGCGAGCGCTACATCTTCCGCGACGGGCGCGGGCCGGACGGCGCCGAGCCGCCCAACAACTGGGTCAGCGTGTTCGGCGGCCCGGCCTGGACCCGGGTGCCGGACGGGCAGTGGTACCTGCACCTGTTCGCGCCGCAGCAGCCGGACCTGAACTGGGCCGACGCCGAGGTCCGCTACGACCTCGAGCGCACCCTGCGGTTCTGGCTCGAACGCGGCGTCGACGGCTTCCGCATCGACGTCGCGCACGGCATGGCCAAGCCGCCTGGCCTGCCCGACATGGACGTCAGCACGGCCGGTTTCGGCGGGGACACTGTGGACGACCCCCGTTTCGACAACGACGGCGTGCACGAGATCCACCAGATGATCCGCAAGGTGCTCGACGAGCACCCGGACACCATGGCCGTCGGCGAGATCTGGGTGAACGACGAGGAGCGGCTGGCCCGCTACCTGCGCCCGGACGAGCTGCACCTGGCGTTCAACTTCCGCCTGGTGCTCACCCACTTCGACGCCGACGCGATGCGGACCTCGATCGA includes the following:
- a CDS encoding mechanosensitive ion channel family protein, coding for MNLVLSAPPACISDPSTWCSQVFSITHNQWLAGSADWIVTKPLRIILILVVAFLVRYLTRRLIDRITTLPGTSGKIPALLKPLRERAPDVLGPAVVERRRQRAKTIGSVLRSMSTFLIYGLAFILVLGELGVDLAPIITTAGILGVAIGFGAQNLVRDFLSGMFMMIEDQYGVGDVVDIGPATGTVEAVGLRITTLRDLQGTVWYVRNGEVLRVGNSSQGFAVAVVDVPLGYSADVDLATTVLMGAANKATQSEPLSVNVLEPPEMLGVEKVTPEGIELRLTVKVRPGKQWAVQRALRGQLLGALEEAGFEPPLGRFMSSAPAADK
- a CDS encoding HNH endonuclease, giving the protein MLLNATFEPLTALPLRRAVVLVMCGKAEVVHGDPGGVELHAATVSLPVPSVIRLSTYVRVPYRAKVPLTRAGLMHRDRYRCAYCGGRAETIDHVLPRSRGGPHSWTNCVACCAKCNHRKADRLLSEIGWRLRVVPRAPHGPHWRLLAHSTEADPLWRPYLGSAA
- a CDS encoding DUF5130 family protein; amino-acid sequence: MAAGELTHSSTAVDVLAKDSAEKDLPFGEVVTGSGRRSAAKMYEPAAPAVPFTVQQLARLDEALTFASRETGLDFSVYLGDLGEDTRAGAEKLHAGTDDPANAVLVAVSPAQRAIEIVTGTHAYQRVADRGAKLAVASMVASFKEGDLIGGLVNALRMLSDQAGIAPKH
- a CDS encoding glycoside hydrolase family 13 protein, with amino-acid sequence MRRRVAGRRPPEAAPRPSWWQNAVFYQVYVRSFADSDADGVGDLEGIVSRLGYLERLGVDALWLTPFYRSPMADHGYDVADPRDVDPMFGTLGDFDVLLTEAHKRGIKVTVDVVPNHTSNQHAWFKSAMAAAPGSPERERYIFRDGRGPDGAEPPNNWVSVFGGPAWTRVPDGQWYLHLFAPQQPDLNWADAEVRYDLERTLRFWLERGVDGFRIDVAHGMAKPPGLPDMDVSTAGFGGDTVDDPRFDNDGVHEIHQMIRKVLDEHPDTMAVGEIWVNDEERLARYLRPDELHLAFNFRLVLTHFDADAMRTSIERSLAVPRAAGAPATWTLSNHDVWRTASRYGGGPAGVRRARAMALVELALPGAVYLYNGEELGLENVELPPGAMQDPRARTQGPEFSRDAARVPMPWDGDLPPFGFSRNPRTWLPMPAAWADVTVERQLGDDDSTLSLYRRAVGLRKTHPAFRVGDELEWYGAPAGCFAFRRGKGGLICALNTSASSIALPPGELLLSSSPLVDGRLPPDATAWLV
- a CDS encoding globin, with translation MSGPDPASLYEAVGGEPTFRRIVARFYAEVATDEVLRPLYPEEDLGPAEERFRLFLMQYWGGPHTYSDQRGHPRLRMRHAPFKIGPIERDAWLRAIRIAVDEENLEEPYRQQLWAYLEMAAHSMMNSFV
- the ctaJ gene encoding aa3-type cytochrome oxidase subunit CtaJ yields the protein MNVVETILVYAVIPLAIYLVVGAATLRKKFSGTPRYRPGQPWEYPAMWWSANPDGVGAGHRATGVDSAAPTGAPTAAGGARGSW